AAAGAATTTAAATTTTATGGAGTTACATAAAAATTGAAAGAGTATTGAAATAAGTATACAAGTTAAAAAACATGATTTTTAGTGTTAATCTTTTATGATATAATAAAATAAGATATTTATCAAATTAAAATAGGAGAGTAAGAGTATGTTTGAAAAAATATTAAAAGAAGTAAAAGAAAATAATATTGAATTATTACCACCAGTAAGTGATGAAGATATAGAAAAAATAGAAAAGATATATAATTTTAGAATGCCTAAGTGTTTAAAAAATTTATATAAAGAAGGAATGCCTTTAAATGAATATACTATAAATTATGCAGATTTTTCTATAGAAAATGTAAATAAAATAAAAGAGTATATAAAATATTATGATGAAGAATGGAATATGAATAGGTTAAATTGGCCAGATAGTTTATGGGGACCAGAACCAGAAGATGAAGATGAAAGATATGATGAAATGGAGAGAAGATTTAATGAAGCAGAAGGATTAATACCTTTAACATATAAAGGTTATTTCATTTCACAAGTAGTAGATAGTGATAAAACACCAGTATTTCATGTAGCTTGTAGTGATGTAATAATATTAGATGCTTCCATTAGTAGTTTTATAA
This region of Streptobacillus canis genomic DNA includes:
- a CDS encoding SMI1/KNR4 family protein gives rise to the protein MFEKILKEVKENNIELLPPVSDEDIEKIEKIYNFRMPKCLKNLYKEGMPLNEYTINYADFSIENVNKIKEYIKYYDEEWNMNRLNWPDSLWGPEPEDEDERYDEMERRFNEAEGLIPLTYKGYFISQVVDSDKTPVFHVACSDVIILDASISSFIKRFFIEKKLIDDNKEDDLSFKNQTFVKFWLEICYY